The Flexivirga aerilata sequence CAAGGGAGACCGTCGGGGCCCGAAGTTCCAGGCCCGACGGCAACAGCTCGCGCAGGCGGCCCTGGTGACCCTGGCGGAGTTGGGCTATGCCCGCACCAGCCTGCGGGAGATCGCCCACAACTCCGAGTTCTCGCACGGTGTCGTCCATTACTACTTCAGCGACAAGGCCGACCTCATCACCGAGTGCGTCGCGTCCTTCCGCGAGCTCAGCACCGACGCCTACGCCGACATCCTTGCCGAGCCGATGACCGCCGAGCAGTTCCGCGCGGCCGTCGTCGAGCGGGTGAGCGAGCGCGTCTCCACTGGCTGGCCCTACCACCGGATCTGGTACGACCTGCGCACCCAGTCGATGTTCGACGACGCCCTGCGCGACGACGTGCAGTCACTCTTCTCGATGTTCTACGACACGACCTGGAAGATCGTCAGCCGTTACGCCGAACTCGCCGGCACCAAGCCGGCCGTCGGCCCGGAGCTCAGCTACTCGATGTCCGACGGGCTGGTGCAGCGCGCCGTCTCCCGCTACATCCACGGTGACACCGAGGCGATCCCCGCGCTCCGCCGCGGCGCGAACAGCCTGTTCGACATCATCGTGCCGCTCAACGACCACAGTTGACGACCACAGCCTGACGATCACAGCCTGGCAACCACAGCCTGACGACGGGATTGTCGTCGCCCGCGGAGCGGGCGGCGGCCGCTTTTGTCAGAACTTCACCTGGGCGCCCATCACCACGGTGCGGGCCTCCGGAAGCCGGTAGTACTCCGCGGGATTGGCCGCATTGTGCGCCATCGCGAGGAACAACCGCTTGCGCCAGCGCGGCATCACCCGGTCGCGTCCGCTGTGCACGGTGATCCGGGAGAGGAAGTAGTAGACCTCGTCCGGATCCACCTCAATGCCCTGCTCGCGGGCCAGGCGCAGCGCGGCCGGCACGTTCTGGTCGTCCTGGAAGCCGAAGTTGAGCCGGAGGTGCTCGATCGCGTCATACGCGTCCCCGAGCACCGACGCCTCCACCCGGTCCTTCGGCGCCACGTGCGGCACGTTGTGCGACACCGCCGAGACGATGAACACCCGCTGGTGGATCACGCTGTTGAACGACGCGTTCTCCCGCAGCGCGATCGGCACCGTCGGCACATCGGGGTGCAGGAAGACGGCGGTGCCGGGCACCTTGGTCACCGGGCACGAATGCAGCCAGTCGAGGAACTCCTCGAGCGGGCCCTCCATCTCGGTGCGCCGCTCGGTGACGACGCGGCTGCCCCGCCGCCAGGTGAGCATCGCCGTCGCGACCGCGGCCGCGATGAGCATCGGCAGCCAGCCACCGTGCACCACCTTGGTCAGGTTGGCGGCGAAGTAGGTCACCTCCAACGACCCGAACAGCACCCCGACGGCCACCAGCCGCCACCGCGGCCACTGCCAGGCGGACTCGGCATACACCAGGAACAGCGTCGTGGTGAGCAGGAAGGTCCCGGTCACCGCCAGGCCGTATGCCGTGGCCAGCTTGTCCGACGAGCGGAACACCACGAGCAGCACGATCACGCCCGCGAACAGCACCCAGTTGACCGCGGGCACGTAGATCTGTCCGCTCTCGCTCTGCGAGGTGTGCCGCACAGTGAGCCGCGGCAGGTAGCCGAGCCGCTCAGCCTGCCGGGACACCGAGTAGGCACCCGAGATGACCGCCTGCGACGCGATCACCGTCGCCGCGGTCGCCAGCACCACCAGCGGCCACTGCAGCGCCGACGGCGCGAGCAGGAAGAACGGGTTGCTGACCGACGACGGCCGCTCCAGGATCAACGCGCCCTGACCGAGGTAGTTGAACGTCAGGCACGGGAAGACCAGGAAGAACCAGGCGCGCCGGATCGGTGACTTGCCGAAGTGACCCATGTCGGCATAGAGCGCCTCGGCGCCGGTGATCGCCAGCACCACCGCGCCCATCGCCACGAACGCGACATACGGACGGTCGACGACGAACTCCACCGCGTATGACGGTGAAAGCCCTTTGATGACAGCCGGATTGGGGATGACCTTCGCCAGGCCGAGGGCACCGATGGTGACGAACCACAACACCATCACCGGCCCGAAGAATCGCCCGACCACCCCCGTGCCGAACCGCTGCACCAGGAAGAGCACGGTGATGATCAGCGCACCCAGCGGCACCACCCAGTCCCGCAGCCCGGGCGCCGGCACCTCCAGGCCCTCGATCGCCGACATCACCGAGATCGCCGGCGTGATCACGCTGTCGCCGTAGAACAGCGACGCGCCGAACACGCCGAGCAGCATCACCAGGCCGAACCGCCGCCCACCGGGCCGCACATGCTGCCGGGCCAGCGCCGCGAACGCCATGATGCCGCCCTCGCCGTCGTTGTCCGCGCGCAGGATGAAGCTGACGTACTTGATGCTGACCACCACGGTGATCGACCAGAAGACCAGCGAGATGACGCCGTACACGTCACTCGGCGTTGCCCGGACGGTGTTGTGGTCGATCGAGAAGACGGTCTGCAACGCGTAGAGCGGACTGGTGCCGATGTCGCCGAAGACGACGCCGAGCGCACCGAGTGCCATCGTGGCGAACCCGGCTCGTGGGTGACCTGACCGGTCGGGGGTGTTCACGAGGCGCCATTGTCCACCAGTTCGCTGCAGGTATGACGAAGGCGGCCGCCCTCCCTTCCGGGAGGACGGCCGCCAACTTTGAAGGTCTCGCTCGATGACTCCCAGCGGAGGCCGGGGTCCCCGCGAAGTATCGGAGCGAGGAACGAGCGGAGAACTTCGTGGGGTGGCTCAGAAACTGTGCCTTCTGGACTTCTTCCTCACCCTCCGCTCCGGCCGGCGGCTACGCTCCTACGTCGCTGCGCCGCCAACCTACGCTGCGGGTTTCGTCAGAAGCCCATGTTTTCTGGGCTTCTTCCTCACCCTCCGCTCCGGCCGGCGGCTACGCTCCTACGTCGCTGCGCCGCCAACCTACGCTGCGGGTTTCGTCAGAAGCCCATGTCGCCCATGCCACCGCTCGGGTCC is a genomic window containing:
- a CDS encoding TetR/AcrR family transcriptional regulator, producing the protein MDIVATTKGDRRGPKFQARRQQLAQAALVTLAELGYARTSLREIAHNSEFSHGVVHYYFSDKADLITECVASFRELSTDAYADILAEPMTAEQFRAAVVERVSERVSTGWPYHRIWYDLRTQSMFDDALRDDVQSLFSMFYDTTWKIVSRYAELAGTKPAVGPELSYSMSDGLVQRAVSRYIHGDTEAIPALRRGANSLFDIIVPLNDHS
- a CDS encoding potassium transporter Kup, translating into MNTPDRSGHPRAGFATMALGALGVVFGDIGTSPLYALQTVFSIDHNTVRATPSDVYGVISLVFWSITVVVSIKYVSFILRADNDGEGGIMAFAALARQHVRPGGRRFGLVMLLGVFGASLFYGDSVITPAISVMSAIEGLEVPAPGLRDWVVPLGALIITVLFLVQRFGTGVVGRFFGPVMVLWFVTIGALGLAKVIPNPAVIKGLSPSYAVEFVVDRPYVAFVAMGAVVLAITGAEALYADMGHFGKSPIRRAWFFLVFPCLTFNYLGQGALILERPSSVSNPFFLLAPSALQWPLVVLATAATVIASQAVISGAYSVSRQAERLGYLPRLTVRHTSQSESGQIYVPAVNWVLFAGVIVLLVVFRSSDKLATAYGLAVTGTFLLTTTLFLVYAESAWQWPRWRLVAVGVLFGSLEVTYFAANLTKVVHGGWLPMLIAAAVATAMLTWRRGSRVVTERRTEMEGPLEEFLDWLHSCPVTKVPGTAVFLHPDVPTVPIALRENASFNSVIHQRVFIVSAVSHNVPHVAPKDRVEASVLGDAYDAIEHLRLNFGFQDDQNVPAALRLAREQGIEVDPDEVYYFLSRITVHSGRDRVMPRWRKRLFLAMAHNAANPAEYYRLPEARTVVMGAQVKF